A portion of the Heliomicrobium undosum genome contains these proteins:
- a CDS encoding methyl-accepting chemotaxis protein: MLRLLRSIQAKLILVIVGVLLVTITVVALFSWMTTSEAFERNFARQTEKNLVGFNSLLENYKSQALAHAANLATHPAIVAGTKNRDFSALLQATTPMMKKGNLDYLVVTDAAGNAIIRTHEPDRFPKADDNIANQVNVARALEGKTFTGIEQGKVVRLSVRAGAPIYDQGRLIGVLSTGYVVSKNDIVDEAKEMFDAEFSLFLDKERVATSIVDKAGQRITGSQITADDIINSIFAERKPFIGLNKGLDGDYITGYAPLIGADGAVIGVLGTAREKSSLQEVKQSIARQIILSSLAALLLAGVVGVWFARRMARPLVELQDLMARAGAGDLTVHGAVHSTDEIGQSVAGFNLMIRRQAEIVSMVRKSSEEMAAGAEEMAASAQQVTGAVQDVARNIQEVAHNADKGNMAALEASEVLLELSSLIQLAKNQASVAADNSRQTLSAAERGRQTVAKSIEHMLTIKDRTKEAEAMMDALDRYSREINRMTETITAIAAQTNLLALNAAIEAARAGDAGRGFAVVADEVRKLAEESNRGAGEVAELVTKVLESAAAAVTATQQSHSEAERGAAVVKEAGEALQLILQAVQGTEKAIDGIVTLTNEEVASSDRIIRLIDSISSVIEATAERAETVAAATEETSASMETIAAATEETSAMAVELAGSVQKFRLPDVRAVMSAAELLEKAKSDHLLWKIRIQNMLKGYEQVNPEEVTSHHHCRLGKWYFGADNPFKQDPDFVSLDGPHARVHEFAMKAADAFRAGQHDVAQQMLAELEKSSEEVLGRLNRLISKAK; this comes from the coding sequence AAGCCTTTGAACGGAACTTCGCCCGGCAGACGGAGAAAAACCTGGTCGGTTTCAATAGCCTGCTCGAAAACTATAAGAGCCAGGCCTTGGCCCATGCCGCCAACCTGGCCACTCACCCTGCTATCGTCGCCGGAACAAAAAACCGTGATTTTTCAGCTTTATTGCAAGCGACGACGCCGATGATGAAAAAAGGGAACCTCGATTATCTGGTCGTGACCGATGCTGCCGGAAACGCCATCATCCGAACCCATGAGCCGGACAGGTTTCCTAAAGCCGATGACAACATCGCCAATCAGGTCAACGTGGCGCGCGCGCTCGAAGGCAAGACCTTTACCGGTATTGAACAGGGCAAGGTAGTCCGCCTGTCTGTCCGCGCCGGCGCGCCCATCTATGATCAGGGGCGGCTGATCGGGGTGCTCTCGACGGGCTATGTGGTCAGCAAAAACGATATCGTCGATGAGGCGAAGGAGATGTTCGACGCTGAGTTCAGCCTCTTCCTCGACAAGGAGCGGGTGGCCACATCCATCGTCGACAAGGCGGGACAACGGATCACCGGCAGCCAGATCACGGCAGATGACATCATCAACAGCATATTTGCGGAACGAAAGCCCTTCATTGGGCTCAATAAAGGGTTGGACGGCGACTACATAACCGGTTATGCGCCGTTGATCGGCGCCGACGGGGCCGTCATCGGCGTGTTGGGGACAGCGAGGGAGAAATCGTCGTTACAGGAAGTGAAGCAGTCAATCGCTCGTCAGATTATCCTTTCCTCCCTGGCCGCGCTGCTGCTCGCCGGGGTCGTCGGCGTCTGGTTTGCCCGCCGGATGGCGCGTCCGCTCGTCGAACTCCAGGATCTGATGGCCCGGGCCGGCGCCGGAGACTTGACGGTCCATGGCGCCGTTCATTCGACCGATGAGATCGGTCAGTCGGTGGCCGGTTTCAACCTAATGATTCGGCGCCAGGCGGAAATCGTCTCCATGGTGCGCAAGTCCTCCGAGGAGATGGCGGCCGGCGCAGAAGAGATGGCTGCTTCGGCCCAGCAGGTGACAGGCGCCGTCCAGGATGTGGCCCGCAACATTCAAGAGGTGGCCCATAACGCCGACAAAGGCAACATGGCAGCCCTTGAGGCGTCAGAGGTGTTGCTCGAACTGTCTTCCTTGATCCAATTGGCGAAGAATCAGGCGTCCGTTGCAGCCGACAACTCCCGGCAGACCCTTTCTGCGGCTGAGCGGGGACGGCAGACAGTCGCCAAGTCCATTGAACACATGCTGACGATCAAGGATAGAACCAAAGAGGCGGAAGCGATGATGGACGCCCTGGACCGTTACTCCCGAGAGATCAACCGGATGACCGAGACGATCACGGCCATCGCCGCTCAGACCAACCTGCTGGCGCTCAATGCGGCCATCGAGGCGGCCCGCGCCGGTGATGCCGGTCGCGGCTTTGCCGTCGTCGCTGACGAGGTGCGCAAACTGGCCGAGGAGTCAAACCGGGGGGCCGGCGAGGTGGCCGAACTGGTGACCAAGGTGTTGGAGAGCGCCGCTGCTGCTGTTACCGCTACCCAGCAGAGCCACAGCGAAGCGGAACGAGGCGCTGCGGTCGTCAAAGAGGCCGGCGAGGCCTTGCAACTGATCCTCCAGGCCGTGCAAGGGACGGAAAAGGCCATCGACGGCATCGTAACCCTGACCAATGAGGAAGTAGCCAGTTCTGACCGCATCATCCGTCTCATCGATTCCATCTCCTCTGTCATTGAAGCGACAGCCGAGCGGGCAGAGACGGTAGCGGCGGCGACAGAGGAGACATCAGCCAGCATGGAGACGATTGCGGCAGCGACAGAAGAGACGAGCGCCATGGCCGTCGAATTGGCCGGTTCGGTGCAGAAGTTTCGATTGCCCGACGTTCGCGCCGTCATGAGCGCCGCTGAACTCCTGGAGAAGGCCAAGTCTGACCACCTGCTCTGGAAGATCCGCATCCAGAACATGCTCAAAGGCTATGAACAGGTCAACCCCGAGGAAGTGACCTCTCACCACCACTGCCGCCTGGGCAAATGGTACTTCGGCGCCGACAACCCCTTTAAGCAAGACCCCGACTTTGTCTCCCTCGACGGTCCCCACGCCCGTGTCCATGAATTTGCCATGAAAGCGGCTGACGCTTTCCGCGCCGGTCAACACGATGTGGCCCAGCAGATGCTCGCTGAGTTGGAGAAAAGCTCTGAGGAGGTTCTCGGCCGGTTGAACCGGTTGATCAGTAAAGCGAAGTGA